In Paenarthrobacter sp. GOM3, a single window of DNA contains:
- a CDS encoding MFS transporter has translation MTAPDLTGTPSGTKRAPSGKRPRLHPAWIVAAVAFLALVGAAGFRAAPGVLMVPLQQEFGWSTTVLSLAVSINLVLFGLTAPFAAALMERFGIRKVTSLALCLIGLGSALTVFVNQSWQILLTWGVLIGLGTGSMALVFAATIANTWFAKNRGLVIGILTAGSAAGQLVFLPFIAALAQNPGWRGASLLIAAGALAVVPLVLRWLRNSPADVGVLPYGAEEPNAEAADAATTPPLSGGAGAVVASPATSDSANAAVRALQVLKRASKVRTFWALAAGFAICGATTNGLIGTHFIPSAHDHGMPETTAAGLLAVVGIFDIVGTIASGWLTDRFNPKVLLAVYYQFRGIGLLVLPLLLGSSVEPSMIIFVVVYGLDWVATVPPTAAICRSVFGPDGSVVFGWVFAAHQLGAAAAALAAGFIRDATGHYNYAWLGAAAMCTVAAVISATIRKDAAKKVPAAVA, from the coding sequence ATGACCGCTCCCGACCTCACAGGAACCCCGTCCGGGACAAAACGGGCCCCCTCCGGCAAACGGCCACGCCTGCACCCCGCCTGGATCGTTGCCGCGGTAGCCTTCCTGGCGCTGGTAGGCGCGGCAGGGTTCCGCGCGGCGCCAGGTGTGCTCATGGTCCCCCTCCAGCAGGAGTTCGGCTGGTCAACCACGGTGCTGTCGCTTGCCGTCAGCATCAACCTGGTCCTGTTCGGCTTGACCGCGCCCTTTGCCGCTGCGCTGATGGAACGGTTCGGCATCCGCAAGGTCACCTCACTGGCCTTGTGCCTTATCGGTTTGGGCTCGGCACTGACCGTCTTCGTCAACCAGTCCTGGCAAATCCTGCTCACCTGGGGCGTCCTGATCGGGCTCGGCACGGGATCCATGGCCCTGGTGTTCGCCGCGACAATTGCCAACACATGGTTTGCAAAGAACCGTGGCCTGGTCATCGGCATCCTCACCGCGGGCAGCGCCGCCGGGCAGTTGGTCTTCCTTCCGTTCATCGCAGCCCTCGCCCAGAATCCGGGCTGGCGGGGTGCCTCGCTGCTCATAGCCGCGGGTGCGCTCGCCGTGGTTCCGCTGGTGCTGCGCTGGTTGCGGAACTCACCGGCCGACGTCGGGGTGTTGCCTTACGGTGCGGAAGAACCCAACGCGGAAGCCGCCGACGCCGCTACCACGCCGCCGCTGTCAGGCGGAGCCGGCGCTGTGGTTGCGTCGCCGGCAACGTCCGACTCCGCCAACGCTGCCGTGCGTGCCCTGCAGGTCCTCAAACGTGCCAGCAAGGTCCGTACTTTCTGGGCACTGGCAGCAGGGTTCGCTATCTGTGGGGCCACCACCAACGGCCTTATCGGCACGCACTTCATCCCCTCGGCCCACGATCACGGCATGCCGGAGACCACAGCGGCAGGCTTGCTGGCCGTCGTCGGAATTTTCGACATCGTGGGGACCATCGCGTCCGGCTGGCTGACCGACCGGTTCAACCCCAAGGTCCTGCTGGCCGTGTACTACCAATTCCGCGGGATCGGCCTGCTGGTGCTGCCGTTGCTGCTGGGCTCATCGGTGGAGCCCAGCATGATCATCTTCGTGGTGGTTTACGGGCTCGACTGGGTTGCAACCGTGCCTCCCACCGCGGCGATTTGCCGTTCGGTGTTCGGCCCGGACGGCTCGGTGGTGTTCGGCTGGGTGTTCGCCGCCCATCAGCTCGGTGCCGCAGCGGCAGCGCTGGCGGCCGGATTCATTCGCGACGCCACCGGACACTACAACTACGCGTGGCTCGGGGCAGCGGCGATGTGCACCGTGGCGGCCGTCATCAGCGCCACCATCCGAAAGGACGCCGCCAAGAAAGTGCCAGCCGCGGTGGCTTGA
- a CDS encoding winged helix-turn-helix transcriptional regulator — MPLRSDWSARTCSLARGLDVLGDPWGSLVLREIFFGNGRFDAIKQRLEVSDNVLSKRLAWFVESGLLVQRPYRDGTRTRQEYVLTPKGEDALPVLNAIIIWAEKHLDAPNEVSHMRVIHTDCGQVTSSADTCAYCGVALTAANTSWHSYKRSDHPLPLAVAPREGHASAHESEISA; from the coding sequence ATGCCCCTGCGATCTGACTGGTCCGCCCGTACGTGCAGCCTTGCCCGCGGTCTGGATGTCCTCGGCGACCCATGGGGAAGCCTGGTCCTCCGCGAAATCTTCTTCGGAAACGGGCGGTTCGATGCCATCAAGCAGCGGCTTGAGGTCTCAGACAATGTCCTGAGCAAACGCCTCGCCTGGTTCGTTGAATCCGGCCTGCTGGTCCAGCGCCCCTACCGGGACGGAACACGTACCCGCCAGGAATACGTCCTCACCCCCAAGGGCGAGGACGCGCTCCCGGTCCTGAACGCCATCATCATCTGGGCCGAAAAACACCTGGACGCGCCCAACGAGGTCTCCCACATGCGGGTCATCCATACCGACTGTGGGCAAGTAACCTCGTCGGCTGACACCTGCGCGTATTGCGGCGTCGCCCTGACCGCCGCCAACACCAGCTGGCACAGTTACAAACGGAGCGACCATCCACTCCCACTCGCGGTAGCACCCCGCGAAGGCCACGCTTCAGCCCACGAATCGGAGATTTCCGCATGA
- a CDS encoding phosphocholine-specific phospholipase C — protein MKRSTDGSIGVSRRGFLGTAAAATALAATGSLLPPSVQAAMAKPVPPGNLQSIKHVIVLMQENRSFDHYFGSLRGVRGYADKSVTRLPNGKSVFEQPRATGETVLPFSLRKAAELAGRPGSDIQYLGDLDHSFAGTTTAWNNGWCDKWIPAKSASTMTFYERQDIPLQYELADTFTICDAYHCSVNGSTNPNRTYLWSGTTGNEPGSSKRAVTNAAYGYDHGGYDWTTYPERLERAGVSWRIYQDWDNFTDNAVEYFQTFKAIGRKMLASVDGKLRTTEEFYDSLAGKGAAEQDRLLAQLEAGRSTLTDAERSLFDKAMWRGRPDTLLERLSKDIADGTLPRVSWLVPSAADSEHPGASTPVGSANFVYRLLDTIASDPGTWDSTAIFLNFDENDGYFDHVPPPVQPRPASGESTDWTTARPIGLGPRVPMTVVSPWTMGGVVSSEVFDHTSVLRFLERWTGVEEPNISPWRREVCGDLTGVFNFDSPGTPPTLDHPAPVPAKISRWRPNPPAVQVAPIQETGTRPARPLPYRPRVSANVKQGKINLALGNSGSRSTHFTVYGYAGEVSEPLHTDVTGSRTVELPVAAGTFDVVVTGPNRYQYELKGTTAGAAAGVDVAVTGRRGKKAVELEVRNTGSAAVTVSLESLQYSAGKETVKLKPGQSRKIGWDTANGWYDLQVTSTEDGSFRRRLTGREEDGQEGISG, from the coding sequence GTGAAACGTTCAACCGACGGTTCCATCGGCGTGTCCCGCCGCGGCTTCCTCGGCACCGCAGCCGCAGCCACAGCATTGGCCGCAACCGGATCCCTGCTGCCTCCCTCTGTCCAGGCGGCGATGGCCAAACCCGTGCCGCCAGGAAACCTCCAGTCCATCAAGCATGTGATCGTGCTGATGCAGGAAAACCGTTCTTTCGACCATTACTTCGGCTCGCTTCGCGGCGTCCGCGGCTATGCCGACAAGTCCGTCACCCGCCTGCCCAACGGCAAGTCCGTATTCGAACAGCCCCGGGCCACCGGAGAGACGGTATTGCCCTTCTCCCTCCGCAAGGCCGCCGAACTTGCCGGCAGGCCAGGCTCGGACATCCAGTACCTCGGCGACTTGGACCACTCCTTCGCCGGCACCACCACGGCCTGGAACAACGGCTGGTGTGACAAATGGATTCCCGCCAAAAGCGCCTCCACCATGACGTTCTATGAGCGCCAGGACATCCCGCTGCAGTACGAACTCGCTGACACTTTCACCATCTGCGACGCCTACCACTGCTCCGTCAACGGTTCCACCAACCCCAACCGCACCTACCTTTGGAGCGGCACCACGGGCAACGAACCCGGCAGCAGCAAGAGAGCCGTCACCAACGCGGCCTACGGCTACGACCACGGCGGCTACGACTGGACCACCTACCCCGAGCGGCTGGAGCGGGCCGGTGTATCGTGGCGGATCTATCAGGACTGGGACAACTTCACGGACAACGCAGTGGAGTACTTCCAAACGTTCAAGGCCATCGGCAGGAAGATGTTGGCCTCCGTGGACGGCAAGCTCCGCACCACCGAGGAGTTCTACGACAGTCTTGCCGGCAAGGGCGCCGCTGAACAGGATCGTCTCCTCGCCCAATTGGAAGCCGGCAGGAGCACACTGACCGATGCCGAACGGTCGTTGTTCGACAAAGCCATGTGGCGTGGCCGCCCCGACACCCTCCTTGAACGCCTCAGCAAGGACATCGCCGATGGCACCCTACCGCGGGTCAGCTGGCTCGTCCCCTCGGCGGCGGATTCCGAACACCCCGGAGCTTCCACGCCCGTGGGCAGTGCCAACTTCGTTTACCGCCTGCTGGATACCATTGCCAGCGATCCCGGGACCTGGGACAGCACCGCCATCTTCCTGAACTTCGATGAGAACGATGGCTACTTCGACCACGTTCCGCCGCCCGTCCAGCCGCGCCCGGCCTCCGGCGAATCCACGGACTGGACCACCGCACGGCCTATCGGACTGGGCCCCCGCGTCCCCATGACCGTGGTCTCGCCCTGGACGATGGGCGGCGTCGTCAGTTCCGAGGTCTTCGACCACACGTCCGTGCTGAGATTCCTGGAGCGCTGGACCGGCGTCGAGGAACCCAACATCTCCCCTTGGCGGCGCGAGGTCTGTGGCGACCTGACCGGCGTCTTCAACTTCGATTCCCCCGGCACGCCTCCAACCCTTGACCATCCCGCCCCGGTGCCCGCGAAGATCAGCCGCTGGCGCCCGAATCCCCCTGCCGTCCAGGTAGCCCCGATCCAGGAAACCGGCACCCGTCCTGCCCGGCCGCTGCCGTATCGGCCGCGGGTTTCCGCCAACGTCAAGCAAGGGAAGATCAACCTGGCACTGGGCAACAGCGGGTCGCGCTCCACCCACTTCACGGTCTACGGCTACGCGGGCGAAGTCTCCGAACCTCTGCACACGGACGTCACAGGCAGCCGGACAGTGGAACTCCCCGTAGCCGCGGGAACGTTCGACGTCGTCGTCACCGGGCCCAACCGGTACCAGTACGAACTGAAGGGCACGACGGCGGGTGCCGCCGCGGGCGTCGACGTCGCCGTCACGGGGCGCCGCGGCAAGAAAGCCGTGGAACTCGAAGTGCGTAACACGGGTTCGGCGGCAGTGACAGTATCGCTGGAGTCCTTGCAGTACTCAGCCGGGAAGGAAACGGTGAAGCTCAAGCCGGGCCAGAGCAGGAAGATCGGCTGGGACACTGCGAACGGCTGGTACGACCTCCAGGTCACCTCAACTGAGGATGGGTCTTTCAGGCGTCGCCTGACCGGCCGTGAGGAAGACGGGCAAGAGGGCATCTCCGGCTAG